In one Culex quinquefasciatus strain JHB chromosome 2, VPISU_Cqui_1.0_pri_paternal, whole genome shotgun sequence genomic region, the following are encoded:
- the LOC119767331 gene encoding uncharacterized protein LOC119767331: protein MQSIILLLIASLAVATSGSYLPTAWPYAAAGWNSGAWNTANSWSYPSVYNNGWNNGWNGGLVTKVNPWGLSYGAGWGYHGLAARSVVPVEKQIAATPGSLDISPVPVGGERFVGY from the coding sequence ATGCAGTCCATCATCCTTCTGCTGATCGCTTCGCTGGCCGTGGCCACATCCGGATCGTACCTGCCAACGGCTTGGCCGTACGCTGCTGCCGGCTGGAACTCGGGCGCCTGGAACACCGCCAACAGCTGGTCCTATCCGTCGGTGTACAACAATGGCTGGAATAACGGCTGGAACGGCGGACTCGTGACCAAGGTTAACCCGTGGGGTCTTTCGTACGGTGCCGGCTGGGGATACCACGGGCTGGCGGCCCGCTCGGTCGTTCCAGTGGAGAAGCAGATTGCGGCCACTCCCGGATCGTTGGACATTTCACCGGTGCCGGTTGGTGGTGAGCGATTCGTTGGATAttga
- the LOC6034843 gene encoding adult cuticle protein 1 translates to MKCFIAAVILAMAVVSEAGIVPWGAWPHAAAIPAAVPVASWPAAGWPYAGAPWAHAAAPWAGAWPYAAAAAPWVAPHGPAGSVAHHAGVVPGATSVTATRGAVHVAPLAGHAVSQQQLNLAPAPGTI, encoded by the exons ATGAAG TGCTTCATTGCCGCAGTCATTTTGGCCATGGCCGTCGTGTCGGAAGCCGGCATTGTTCCGTGGGGAGCGTGGCCCCATGCCGCTGCCATTCCGGCCGCCGTTCCAGTTGCGTCGTGGCCCGCTGCCGGATGGCCGTACGCTGGTGCTCCATGGGCTCATGCCGCCGCCCCATGGGCTGGAGCGTGGCCGtacgctgccgctgctgccccgTGGGTTGCCCCTCATGGACCAGCTGGTTCGGTTGCCCACCATGCCGGAGTTGTTCCCGGAGCTACCTCGGTGACCGCCACCCGTGGTGCCGTCCACGTTGCCCCGCTGGCCGGACATGCCGTGTCCCAACAGCAGCTGAACCTTGCCCCAGCCCCCGGAACCATCTAA
- the LOC6034842 gene encoding adult cuticle protein 1 has translation MKCMVAAVILALAVASEAGVLAGWPYGVAGHWAAPTVVQANVLAHPYGAVSHAALHAAYPAAVHAAYPAAYPAAYPAAVAHAPWVAPIAAPVHGPVASVAHHAGVVPGATSVTANRGAVHVAPLPGHAVSQQQLNLAPAPGTI, from the exons ATGAAG TGCATGGTAGCTGCAGTCATCTTGGCCCTGGCCGTCGCCTCGGAAGCTGGAGTTCTGGCCGGATGGCCGTACGGAGTTGCCGGTCACTGGGCGGCCCCAACCGTGGTTCAAGCTAACGTGCTGGCCCATCCTTACGGAGCTGTGTCGCATGCTGCGCTCCATGCCGCGTACCCAGCTGCTGTCCACGCTGCCTACCCAGCTGCATACCCGGCGGCCTACCCAGCGGCCGTTGCCCATGCCCCATGGGTTGCCCCAATTGCCGCCCCCGTGCACGGTCCAGTTGCGTCGGTTGCCCACCACGCTGGAGTGGTCCCCGGAGCTACCTCGGTGACCGCCAACCGTGGTGCCGTCCACGTGGCCCCTCTGCCAGGACATGCCGTGTCACAGCAGCAGCTGAACCTGGCCCCGGCACCCGGAACCATCTAA
- the LOC119767332 gene encoding uncharacterized protein LOC119767332: MKIFIALFAVALAVVAAEPSYVTSVLPQAVPVPVSTSVWPPYGVYGKGLAQRYAPVSSYPGYSAGVYGGLPVYDNAWGYSAPIVGAYGNAKLIDNGLWNYGGYGYGHTNKYWL, encoded by the exons ATGAAg ATCTTCATCGCCCTTTTCGCCGTTGCTCTGGCCGTTGTTGCCGCTGAGCCATCGTACGTGACTTCGGTGCTTCCCCAAGCGGTTCCAGTTCCGGTGAGCACCTCGGTTTGGCCACCCTACGGAGTGTACGGAAAGGGACTGGCTCAACGTTATGCGCCAGTGTCCAGCTATCCAGGTTACTCTGCGGGAGTGTACGGAGGACTGCCAGTCTACGATAACGCTTGGGGATACTCGGCACCGATTGTGGGCGCTTACGGAAACGCCAAGCTGATTGATAATGGACTGTGGAACTACGGTGGATACGGCTATGGACACACCAACAAGTACTGGCTTTGA
- the LOC6034841 gene encoding probable peroxisomal membrane protein PEX13 — translation MKVFIALLFTTLAVASQASYLPSAWSYANGLNSWNSWNGHVGYPYASGLSAGWPAASVYGGLYGGHKTVVQANLGHNAYPYAGAWSGAGWPATSAYGGLYGGLYGGHKTVVQANLGHEAAYPWGQPWGTYGAGLHGAGWGHHGLAQTVVPVSKQIAATPGSVHVAPVPVGGEKVVVV, via the exons ATGAAG GTCTTCATCGCACTCCTGTTCACGACTCTGGCCGTCGCATCGCAGGCATCCTATCTGCCATCAGCTTGGTCGTACGCCAATGGCTTGAACTCCTGGAACAGCTGGAACGGACATGTCGGCTATCCCTATGCCAGTGGTCTGTCCGCAGGTTGGCCAGCGGCCTCTGTCTACGGAGGTCTGTACGGAGGACACAAGACCGTAGTCCAAGCCAACCTGGGCCATAACGCCTACCCATATGCAGGAGCCTGGTCCGGTGCCGGATGGCCAGCGACTTCCGCCTATGGTGGTTTGTATGGAGGACTGTACGGAGGACACAAGACCGTTGTGCAGGCCAACCTTGGACATGAGGCCGCTTATCCGTGGGGACAGCCATGGGGAACCTACGGAGCTGGATTGCATGGAGCTGGCTGGGGACATCACGGACTTGCCCAGACTGTTGTGCCAGTGTCGAAGCAGATTGCGGCCACTCCAGGATCGGTCCATGTTGCCCCAGTCCCAGTTGGTGGCGAGAAGGTTGTTGTggtttaa
- the LOC6034839 gene encoding adult cuticle protein 1 yields MKVAAGLFVVLALALAAEAHPSWPWAAAPWPGAWPAAWPAAAWPWGWPAAAPAPAPVVAVDAPAAPAPAATSVTANRGAVHVAPLPGHAINQQQLNLAPAPGTA; encoded by the exons ATGAAA GTTGCTGCCGGTCTGTTTGTTGTGCTAGCTTTGGCCCTGGCCGCCGAGGCTCATCCATCGTGGCCGTGGGCGGCCGCTCCTTGGCCGGGTGCGTGGCCAGCAGCGTGGCCTGCTGCCGCATGGCCTTGGGGTTGGCCTGCCGCTGCCCCAGCACCTGCTCCAGTGGTAGCCGTTGACGCCCCGGCCGCACCTGCTCCGGCGGCTACCTCCGTAACCGCAAACCGGGGAGCTGTCCACGTGGCCCCACTGCCGGGACATGCCATCAACCAGCAGCAACTGAATCTGGCTCCTGCGCCAGGAACCGCCTAG
- the LOC119768037 gene encoding uncharacterized protein LOC119768037, translated as MKVLWVTLAAVIAVEGFYYPSLETEPFFSFDQQYWEEPFQPLTTSELFSSNPFEEYEFPTFWELSELEPRYMNFIAPLKSLLNYRPARKGSKVTPNVFVNGRGFTTDRYVAPSVVKRFLAMNPR; from the exons ATGAAA GTTTTGTGGGTCACCCTCGCAGCTGTCATCGCAGTCGAAGGTTTCTACTACCCTTCATTGGAAACGGAACCATTTTTCTCGTTTGATCAGCAGTACTGGGAAGAACCCTTTCAACCGTTGACGACAAGTGAGCTGTTTTCGAGTAATCCATTTGAAGAGTATGAGTTTCCTACGTTTTGGGAGCTGTCTGAGCTGGAACCTCGGTACATGAACTTCATAGCTCCACTGAAATCTTTGCTAAACTACAGGCCGGCACGAAAGGGATCCAAAGTTACGCCGAATGTCTTTGTGAATGGACGTGGATTCACCACGGATCGATACGTAGCCCCAAGCGTAGTGAAGAGGTTCCTGGCGATGAATCCCCGGTGA